Proteins from a single region of Eremothecium gossypii ATCC 10895 chromosome VI, complete sequence:
- a CDS encoding uncharacterized protein (Non-syntenic homolog of Saccharomyces cerevisiae YBR287W): protein MVITEALSFLGLAYITFQSVLEVVIVSFAGFWCTYSGLLPKEGQKIISRLNVDVFTPCLIFSKLAKSLSIAKILEIGIIPVFYAISTGISFVSGKALAMLLHLDVDETNFVVANSIFGNSNSLPVSLTLSLAYTLPGLEWDQIPNDTKDSIASRGILYLLIWQQIGQVLRWTWGYNKLMRWSGERDNEVRQSLLEAQSEDAVTLAEAESELAIRSPTDFDENSTSAPSITSIDRLKTTVLHGVNRVRGFMNPPLYAMVLSVIVASIHPLQHELFHADGFINNTLSEAVNELGALSIPLILVVLGSNLYPSHDVSPKSHNYKKIVFASIVGRMIFPSLLLLPLIAACVKFINVSILDDPIFLVVGFILTVAPPAIQLTQITQLNEFFEAEMAGVLFWCYVILALPMSILVVSGAISVLRWAEA, encoded by the coding sequence ATGGTCATTACGGAAGCGCTGTCATTCCTGGGCCTAGCGTACATCACTTTCCAAAGTGTGCTTGAAGTTGTTATAGTCTCATTTGCTGGCTTCTGGTGCACATACTCGGGGCTCCTCCCCAAAGAGGGGCAAAAAATTATATCTAGGTTGAATGTGGACGTCTTCACGCCATGCTTGATCTTCAGCAAGTTGGCTAAGTCCTTATCAATTGCAAAAATTCTGGAGATAGGGATCATCCCTGTATTCTATGCTATTTCTACAGGTATCTCTTTCGTCTCTGGTAAAGCGCTGGCGATGCTCCTCCATCTCGACGTTGATGAGACAAACTTTGTGGTTGCCAACTCTATCTTCGGGAATAGCAATTCGCTTCCAGTGTCCCTCACGCTCTCGTTAGCATATACCCTTCCCGGGTTGGAATGGGACCAGATCCCCAATGATACCAAGGACAGCATAGCATCCAGAGGTATCTTATACCTGCTCATCTGGCAGCAAATAGGACAGGTTTTAAGATGGACGTGGGGCTATAACAAGCTCATGCGGTGGTCCGGCGAGCGCGACAACGAGGTCAGACAGTCCCTACTCGAGGCGCAATCCGAAGATGCCGTTACACTTGCTGAAGCTGAAAGCGAACTTGCAATCCGCAGCCCTACAGACTTCGACGAAAACAGTACGTCCGCCCCATCCATAACATCGATCGACAGGCTGAAGACGACTGTTCTGCATGGCGTTAACCGGGTTCGCGGGTTCATGAACCCTCCCCTATACGCCATGGTCCTGTCGGTGATCGTGGCTTCAATTCACCCCTTACAGCACGAACTATTCCATGCGGATGGATTCATCAACAACACCCTAAGTGAAGCCGTTAATGAGCTTGGCGCTCTTTCTATCCCCCTCATATTGGTTGTTCTCGGATCTAACTTGTACCCGTCCCACGACGTTTCGCCAAAGTCGCATAACTACAAGAAAATCGTGTTTGCATCCATCGTTGGGCGTATGATTTTCCCTTCCTTGTTGCTCCTACCGTTGATTGCTGCCTGTGTGAAGTTTATCAATGTCAGTATTTTGGACGACCCCATTTTCCTTGTAGTGGGCTTTATTTTAACCGTCGCCCCGCCTGCCATCCAGCTTACGCAAATCACACAGTTGAATGAGTTCTTTGAAGCAGAAATGGCAGGCGTATTGTTCTGGTGTTATGTTATACTAGCACTACCAATGAGCATTTTGGTTGTTAGCGGAGCAATCTCCGTGTTGCGCTGGGCTGAAGCTTGA